Proteins encoded by one window of Polyangiaceae bacterium:
- a CDS encoding prolipoprotein diacylglyceryl transferase — translation MQPVLLHLRWFTQPTSVAWVYGASALVALAFAGMVWRQGSREPRRLAPWVIAAALLGILGAVRRHQVLPPMEFVVTSSGASLVLAAVTAWILTLGLVQRAGGGAERAGSAFFVAAAAGLLSARWVYLLANPSAVVHWASWLSVRGGGLLGYPGLIVGLGVGAWWVARGRDGSAGAIASRQWLDAAAPAVALGAAVVRGGCYLFGCDYGRPLPADAAPVLQQLGTFPHWQAHTLDGWGSPAWVAQVNDGLLPDVARESLPVHPTELYEVCLALMLFALLVWLRPRCRRPGQVFGVFVLGYAWLRLSCDLLRGDPERGLLGPAIEGRLLLGLGWIVWGLLAGIAAAQLVRDARWRSSLRIALLLPGLVMLVVRIGRHPWDPLTVSLTQWLALLSTALCAYGFQWLERQPSVAAPESDAGERA, via the coding sequence ATGCAGCCCGTTCTCCTGCACCTTCGCTGGTTCACCCAGCCCACGAGCGTGGCTTGGGTGTATGGAGCGTCCGCTCTGGTCGCGCTCGCGTTTGCAGGGATGGTGTGGCGTCAGGGCAGCCGTGAGCCCCGGCGGCTCGCGCCCTGGGTGATCGCTGCTGCGCTGTTGGGCATTCTGGGCGCTGTGAGGCGTCACCAGGTTCTGCCCCCCATGGAGTTCGTGGTCACAAGCAGCGGCGCGTCTCTGGTGCTTGCGGCCGTCACGGCTTGGATCCTCACTTTGGGCCTGGTGCAGCGCGCGGGCGGCGGAGCGGAGCGGGCAGGCAGCGCCTTCTTTGTCGCGGCCGCGGCTGGCTTGCTGAGCGCCCGCTGGGTGTACTTGCTGGCAAATCCCTCCGCCGTCGTGCACTGGGCAAGCTGGCTGTCGGTTCGAGGGGGTGGCTTGCTTGGCTATCCGGGGCTCATCGTGGGCCTTGGAGTGGGTGCCTGGTGGGTCGCTAGGGGCCGTGACGGGAGCGCCGGAGCGATTGCCTCGCGGCAATGGCTCGACGCTGCGGCGCCCGCGGTTGCGCTCGGCGCCGCGGTAGTGCGCGGCGGTTGCTACTTGTTTGGCTGTGACTACGGCCGCCCACTACCCGCGGACGCAGCTCCGGTGCTCCAGCAGCTCGGCACGTTTCCCCACTGGCAGGCCCACACCCTGGACGGTTGGGGCTCGCCGGCCTGGGTGGCTCAGGTCAACGACGGCCTGCTGCCGGACGTGGCTCGCGAATCGTTGCCGGTACACCCAACTGAACTCTATGAGGTCTGCCTCGCGCTGATGCTCTTTGCGCTCCTGGTTTGGCTACGACCCCGCTGCCGCCGACCCGGCCAGGTGTTTGGCGTGTTCGTTCTGGGGTATGCCTGGCTCCGCTTGAGCTGTGATTTGTTGCGTGGTGATCCAGAGCGCGGTCTCTTGGGACCAGCGATCGAGGGGCGCCTGCTTCTGGGGTTGGGCTGGATTGTCTGGGGGCTCTTGGCCGGGATCGCCGCAGCGCAGTTGGTGCGCGATGCGCGCTGGCGATCGTCGCTGCGGATTGCGCTCTTGCTGCCTGGCCTCGTGATGCTCGTAGTGCGTATCGGTCGGCACCCGTGGGACCCGTTGACGGTCAGTCTGACTCAGTGGCTCGCGTTGCTCAGCACCGCTCTGTGCGCCTATGGCTTTCAGTGGTTGGAGCGCCAACCAAGCGTGGCTGCTCCAGAGAGCGATGCGGGTGAGCGTGCGTAG
- a CDS encoding sigma-70 family RNA polymerase sigma factor, whose product MSSSSATQRASEEDSMHGVVAPQPTGLSAEQLVRSHFDFVWRLLRRFGLSSGDADDVAQQVFVVACRKLEAIHAGRERAFLFGVASRSAARFRRDQGRRGEEELSDDVSLDAPGPDALVDQRRARALLDEILELMPLDLRCVFVSFEIEELSLSEIAEGLAIPRGTAASRLRRAREDFEQRVKRAELTRAHASRGGSDD is encoded by the coding sequence GTGAGCAGCTCGTCCGCCACCCAGCGCGCCTCGGAGGAGGACTCGATGCACGGCGTCGTTGCTCCTCAGCCGACGGGGCTCAGCGCGGAGCAGCTCGTGCGCTCGCACTTCGACTTCGTGTGGCGACTGTTGCGACGCTTCGGACTGAGTTCAGGGGACGCAGATGACGTTGCTCAGCAAGTGTTCGTCGTCGCGTGTCGCAAGCTCGAAGCGATTCACGCCGGGCGAGAGCGGGCGTTTTTGTTTGGAGTTGCCAGTCGCAGCGCGGCGCGCTTCCGCCGCGACCAAGGACGGCGGGGAGAAGAAGAGCTCTCCGACGACGTGTCCCTCGACGCGCCGGGCCCCGACGCCTTGGTCGATCAACGCCGCGCCCGCGCACTGCTAGACGAGATCTTGGAGCTGATGCCCCTGGATCTGCGTTGCGTGTTCGTCTCGTTCGAGATCGAGGAGCTGAGTTTGTCTGAGATTGCAGAAGGTCTAGCGATTCCTCGAGGAACTGCGGCTTCGCGCCTACGGCGGGCAAGAGAGGACTTCGAGCAGCGTGTGAAGCGCGCGGAACTAACGCGGGCGCACGCCAGCCGAGGAGGAAGTGATGACTGA
- a CDS encoding sigma-70 family RNA polymerase sigma factor, which translates to MISDAVTADLVRRVQRGEPRAFEGLAKAYLRAAYSVALAIVRRPSDAEDVAQDALLIAFERIDTCREPARFGGWLMQITRNQSRNFLDRRRLRDVPAQEPNEFNIGSQAADDRGPERAKLLTALELLSEAQREVVLLHDLEGWTHAEIGRALELSEVMSRQHLFQARRVLRGALEEGAEGAPRRKAGGAQ; encoded by the coding sequence TTGATCTCGGATGCAGTCACAGCGGATCTGGTACGCCGGGTTCAGCGAGGTGAGCCTCGCGCCTTCGAAGGTCTGGCCAAGGCTTACCTCCGAGCGGCGTACTCCGTGGCGCTGGCGATCGTACGGCGACCGAGCGACGCCGAAGATGTCGCTCAGGATGCGTTGTTGATCGCGTTCGAGCGCATCGACACCTGCCGTGAGCCTGCGCGCTTCGGAGGGTGGTTGATGCAGATCACCCGCAATCAATCACGGAACTTCTTGGACCGTCGTCGTCTAAGAGACGTGCCGGCGCAAGAGCCCAACGAGTTCAACATTGGCAGCCAAGCCGCGGACGATCGCGGTCCCGAACGCGCCAAGTTGCTCACTGCCCTCGAGTTGCTCAGCGAAGCCCAGCGCGAGGTCGTGCTGCTGCATGATCTCGAGGGTTGGACCCACGCGGAAATCGGCCGCGCGCTGGAGCTCTCCGAAGTGATGAGCCGACAACATCTATTTCAAGCCAGGCGCGTGCTACGAGGCGCACTGGAAGAAGGCGCCGAGGGGGCGCCGAGACGCAAAGCGGGAGGAGCTCAATGA
- a CDS encoding periplasmic heavy metal sensor produces the protein MSDAESHVRPTTEPRSVRLVTAILLVVTFAAGTLTGVGITVWLKPGHHGHPPPPKFGPLPLEDLDLSQEQQAKVKAIFDRHRPEIEAAVRETFPKVQAINEQTEREVKEILTDAQKQRFEELKKRRKHRPRPPGEPWMGPGGPGGPGAPPPPDGNMAPPAPPSADAPLPAPSGS, from the coding sequence ATGAGTGACGCGGAGAGCCACGTGAGGCCTACCACGGAGCCGCGCAGCGTGCGGCTCGTGACGGCGATCTTGCTCGTCGTCACCTTTGCTGCCGGGACGCTGACGGGCGTTGGAATTACCGTGTGGTTAAAGCCGGGGCATCACGGTCATCCGCCACCCCCGAAGTTCGGTCCGTTGCCTCTGGAAGACCTTGATCTCTCCCAGGAGCAGCAAGCGAAGGTGAAGGCCATCTTCGATCGGCACCGCCCGGAGATCGAAGCCGCGGTGCGCGAGACCTTCCCCAAGGTACAGGCGATCAACGAGCAGACGGAGCGTGAGGTGAAGGAGATCCTCACCGACGCCCAGAAGCAGCGCTTCGAGGAACTGAAGAAGCGCCGCAAGCACCGTCCCCGTCCGCCGGGTGAGCCCTGGATGGGCCCTGGCGGTCCCGGTGGGCCTGGCGCTCCTCCGCCGCCAGACGGCAACATGGCTCCCCCTGCGCCCCCTAGCGCCGACGCCCCGCTCCCCGCACCCTCGGGTTCCTAG
- a CDS encoding type III pantothenate kinase — MLLAVDIGNTNIAFGLYDDEDLVQTFRSETVRARTADEYGVLLRQMLALRGIDPSVVSAAIIASVVPPLTDVMMDAVRHAFAREALVVGPGLKTGISILYENPRDVGADRVVNAVAAFERIRAGVIVVDFGTATTFDCISPKAEYLGGVIVPGIQVSLDGLLGRAAKLSRIEIAVPPKVVGRNTTHSLQSGIVHGYASLVDGLVEKLIDELGFECKVIATGGLATLIAQHTTSLETVDDTLTLYGLRILHERNTSRRR; from the coding sequence ATGCTCTTAGCCGTAGACATCGGAAACACCAACATCGCCTTCGGATTGTACGATGACGAAGACCTCGTACAGACATTCCGCTCGGAAACGGTTCGCGCTCGCACTGCGGATGAGTACGGCGTCTTGCTGCGCCAGATGTTGGCCCTGCGCGGCATCGACCCGAGCGTGGTCTCTGCGGCAATCATCGCGAGCGTCGTGCCTCCGCTCACCGACGTGATGATGGATGCCGTACGCCACGCCTTCGCCCGCGAAGCGCTAGTCGTGGGGCCCGGCTTGAAGACGGGCATCAGCATCCTCTACGAGAACCCGCGAGACGTTGGCGCGGACCGCGTCGTAAACGCCGTCGCTGCCTTCGAGCGTATCCGCGCGGGAGTCATCGTGGTGGACTTCGGTACCGCGACGACCTTCGACTGCATCTCTCCCAAGGCGGAGTACCTCGGGGGAGTCATCGTGCCCGGCATCCAGGTCAGCTTGGACGGCCTCCTTGGGCGCGCCGCCAAGCTCTCGCGCATCGAGATCGCGGTCCCTCCGAAGGTGGTGGGTCGCAACACGACGCACTCGCTTCAGTCAGGGATCGTTCACGGCTACGCGAGCCTGGTAGACGGCCTCGTGGAGAAGCTGATCGATGAACTGGGCTTCGAGTGCAAAGTGATCGCGACCGGTGGCCTAGCGACGTTGATCGCGCAGCACACAACGAGCCTGGAGACGGTGGACGACACGCTCACGCTGTATGGGCTGCGCATCCTCCACGAGCGCAACACCTCGCGACGGCGTTGA
- a CDS encoding peptidylprolyl isomerase: protein MTPSSKLWGVALCVPVFILSCHKEKGTGASASASGAASQAPSATSLAGSGQAADDEEAPSEAVADRLKALLLAEQQRDSSAVKAADLRHGSPLVRRAAARALARIADQTAFKQLIERLRDEDPEVVTWAAYGVGFSCEGQQFAAVRALVTRAASLSVTLDSVTPNAEGLEPFTALADGLARCGGVEAEATLNAWLRSPIKGLREQAALALTRLAARAHKLHGETVVSLLDLASEQNFPLALAPLGHFDPESASVAKRIREVADTLLEKVDPKSGQSVYIVRALTRSGPDAAPELHRVVTDAKQPLTARIEAARGLGKLDTAGQNALRDALAALAKDQTQVTASLGKPEFALIFELLSGLRPPLRSAQAALEALAELPLPEKKPERRRAILLRCSAAARVAGTRSLYPKLVECDPDDSYVKAKHVLEVLDRGELTRARYIRWHELTKHSDRRVREGALNLLASHPEAADQYRILTEALKAKEPGVVAVAAEILAAHPDRGSKAEEEGAQFAPEPEVVAALFSALEQKRDPSQVEITGVLLDALAAVSLKDTKQASKREKLVQGYCKSTNATLRSHAEKALRTAGNKRASCTEFSAPKSIAALELPRPDHKLVVNLELDTGKLGLELDPTLAPVSVARIQELVQKGFYNGLTMHRVVPAFVVQFGDPSSDSYGGAEGEPLRCETSPVPFGRLGIGLALSGRDTASSQLFVTLGQFPRLDGGYPLLGKATGDWDRVVEGDVIQKATIAGQ, encoded by the coding sequence TTGACTCCGTCCTCGAAGCTTTGGGGCGTAGCGCTCTGCGTCCCTGTGTTCATCTTGAGTTGCCACAAGGAAAAAGGCACCGGTGCCAGCGCGAGCGCGTCGGGCGCGGCTTCTCAAGCGCCCTCGGCGACCAGCTTGGCCGGCTCAGGGCAGGCAGCGGACGACGAAGAAGCACCAAGCGAGGCGGTCGCTGATCGCCTGAAGGCACTACTGCTCGCTGAGCAGCAGCGCGACTCGAGCGCCGTCAAGGCCGCTGACCTACGACACGGGAGCCCGCTGGTGCGTCGTGCGGCGGCGCGAGCTTTGGCGCGCATCGCCGATCAGACGGCCTTCAAGCAACTCATTGAGCGGCTGCGGGACGAAGACCCGGAGGTGGTCACGTGGGCGGCGTACGGAGTCGGCTTCAGCTGTGAAGGTCAACAGTTCGCTGCCGTACGCGCGCTGGTGACGCGAGCGGCGAGCCTCAGCGTGACCCTCGACTCGGTAACTCCAAACGCCGAAGGACTCGAACCGTTCACGGCCCTCGCGGACGGGCTGGCGCGCTGTGGCGGTGTCGAAGCCGAGGCTACGTTGAACGCCTGGCTACGTTCGCCGATCAAGGGCCTGAGAGAGCAGGCGGCGCTCGCGTTGACACGCCTCGCGGCCCGCGCACACAAGCTCCATGGGGAAACGGTGGTGAGCCTGCTGGACCTCGCGAGCGAGCAGAATTTCCCTCTCGCCCTCGCTCCTCTTGGCCACTTCGACCCCGAGAGCGCGAGCGTCGCGAAGCGTATCCGCGAAGTAGCTGATACGTTGCTCGAGAAGGTCGACCCGAAGTCGGGTCAGAGCGTCTACATCGTGCGTGCCCTGACCCGCAGCGGCCCAGACGCAGCGCCGGAGCTACACCGTGTGGTCACCGACGCGAAGCAACCGTTGACGGCCCGCATCGAGGCGGCGCGTGGACTCGGCAAGCTAGACACCGCAGGACAGAATGCACTGCGCGACGCGTTGGCCGCTCTCGCGAAGGACCAAACTCAGGTCACGGCCAGCCTCGGCAAGCCGGAGTTCGCGCTCATCTTCGAGCTACTCAGTGGCCTACGACCGCCGTTGCGCTCCGCTCAGGCAGCTCTCGAGGCCCTGGCGGAGCTGCCGCTTCCGGAGAAGAAGCCTGAACGGCGCCGCGCCATCTTGCTGCGCTGTAGCGCGGCGGCGCGTGTCGCCGGCACGCGGAGCCTTTATCCCAAGCTCGTCGAGTGTGATCCCGACGACTCCTACGTGAAGGCAAAACACGTCCTCGAAGTGCTGGATCGCGGAGAACTCACTCGAGCCCGCTATATCCGCTGGCACGAACTGACGAAGCATAGCGATCGCCGTGTGCGCGAAGGCGCGCTGAACCTCTTGGCAAGCCACCCAGAGGCTGCGGACCAGTATCGAATCCTTACGGAAGCACTCAAGGCCAAGGAGCCGGGAGTCGTCGCGGTGGCGGCCGAGATCCTGGCGGCCCACCCGGACCGCGGGAGCAAAGCCGAAGAGGAAGGTGCGCAGTTCGCGCCAGAGCCGGAGGTCGTCGCGGCACTCTTCAGCGCTCTGGAGCAGAAGCGCGATCCAAGCCAGGTTGAGATCACCGGTGTGTTGCTCGATGCCCTGGCAGCCGTCTCGCTAAAAGACACCAAGCAAGCCTCCAAGCGAGAGAAGCTAGTACAGGGCTACTGCAAGTCCACCAACGCGACTTTGCGCTCTCACGCAGAGAAGGCGCTGCGTACTGCGGGCAACAAGCGCGCTAGCTGCACCGAGTTCAGCGCGCCGAAGTCGATCGCAGCCCTCGAGCTACCGCGTCCGGATCACAAGCTCGTGGTGAACCTGGAGCTAGACACGGGCAAGCTTGGCCTCGAGCTGGATCCGACCCTCGCGCCGGTATCCGTCGCGCGCATCCAGGAGCTCGTGCAAAAGGGCTTCTACAACGGGCTGACGATGCACCGCGTGGTGCCGGCCTTCGTGGTGCAGTTCGGTGACCCGAGCAGCGACAGCTACGGTGGCGCGGAAGGCGAGCCGCTACGCTGTGAGACGTCACCGGTCCCGTTCGGTCGCTTGGGCATCGGACTCGCGCTGAGCGGCAGGGACACCGCCTCGAGCCAGCTCTTCGTCACTCTCGGCCAATTTCCCCGCCTCGACGGTGGCTATCCATTGCTCGGCAAGGCCACCGGGGACTGGGACCGCGTCGTCGAGGGGGACGTGATCCAGAAGGCCACGATCGCCGGTCAGTGA
- a CDS encoding YdcF family protein has product MSAELAIVILGCRVEPGGDVRGALKRRLARGARVFREHGARWVIVSGGKRWQGISEAQAMRHELERLGVPGELILEEARSCSTRENAFFSRALLDAHAIDHIRLVTCDFHMRRAAGLFRDHGLRVTEHPARSPISASTRAQRSLSELFKSALDRYLSRRADARSSA; this is encoded by the coding sequence ATGAGCGCGGAGCTAGCCATCGTGATCCTCGGTTGTCGGGTCGAACCTGGCGGCGACGTTCGCGGTGCGCTCAAGCGGCGCCTGGCCCGAGGAGCCCGGGTATTCCGCGAACACGGAGCACGCTGGGTGATCGTCTCTGGGGGAAAGCGCTGGCAGGGAATCAGCGAAGCCCAGGCGATGCGCCATGAGCTGGAGCGCCTAGGTGTCCCGGGTGAGTTGATCTTGGAAGAGGCTCGCTCCTGCTCCACTCGCGAGAACGCCTTCTTCAGCCGAGCGCTGCTCGACGCGCACGCTATCGACCACATCCGCTTGGTGACCTGCGACTTCCACATGCGCCGCGCGGCAGGCCTCTTTCGCGACCACGGCCTGCGTGTCACTGAGCACCCTGCGCGCTCCCCCATTTCGGCGTCGACTCGAGCACAGCGCTCCTTGTCGGAGCTCTTCAAGTCCGCGCTGGATCGCTACTTGTCCCGAAGAGCGGACGCGAGGAGCTCTGCTTGA
- a CDS encoding PAS domain S-box protein, producing MSVLVVSDDEEAARALCSAVSRAGLIAAWAASVDEAWRNVALNPPMVLVADTELEEIPDFIEQIREDHPWIRVYLMADPDGIVPRLTAPLVAKPFDAAQFAELLTREVELAELDRGRRSLLAHVDELALLVQSSFEAIIGVSDDGLILSWNHGAETLYGYQAGEIIGRTIDVLEPGGAPHERLARGERQVTEVRRRTKQGLDIVVHLSLSPVPSTQYTALRFAEVSLDVTARRKLERELEHAERLATVGRMAASMAHEINNPLAVIRASTGYVAQIAEQIGDLDLAEAADDMEVAAERIGSFVQHLCGFARRERANLELAPIAKTIALALRMVTPRAKERGVELEIADVPAFSLAHDPPRLAQAVVNVVANAVDAAALGGGKVRLSVHPTEGHVAILVEDDGPGLAEEIRDRAFEPFTTTKPHGSGTGLGLAITAQIVRDHGGEVRLEPREEGGTRAVIELNAPISDASRVLVLDADPSMRRVLASALRAAHFEVSTADNPAEAAAVLKATVTNVLVARAPIAAETLATLRQAAPTLGVLLVSEGADDLGDTSGVEVLCGPLNHERLIETVRRLTRG from the coding sequence TTGAGCGTATTGGTCGTTTCCGACGATGAAGAAGCCGCGAGAGCGTTGTGCTCCGCGGTCTCCCGAGCAGGCCTGATTGCCGCTTGGGCCGCTTCCGTGGACGAGGCCTGGCGCAACGTCGCGCTGAACCCCCCGATGGTGCTCGTCGCTGACACCGAGCTCGAGGAGATCCCAGATTTCATCGAACAGATCCGCGAGGATCACCCCTGGATCCGCGTCTACTTGATGGCAGACCCAGACGGCATCGTCCCGAGACTCACAGCGCCCCTCGTCGCGAAGCCATTCGATGCCGCCCAGTTCGCGGAGCTCCTCACGCGAGAGGTGGAACTCGCTGAGCTGGACCGTGGAAGACGCTCGCTGCTAGCCCACGTCGACGAGCTTGCGCTGCTGGTGCAATCGAGCTTCGAAGCGATCATCGGCGTCTCCGACGACGGGCTAATCCTGTCGTGGAACCACGGAGCCGAGACATTGTACGGCTACCAAGCGGGGGAGATCATCGGCCGCACCATCGACGTGTTGGAACCGGGAGGCGCTCCGCATGAGCGCCTCGCCCGCGGAGAACGCCAGGTTACCGAGGTCAGGCGCCGCACAAAGCAAGGGCTGGACATCGTGGTGCACCTCTCGCTCTCACCCGTCCCCAGCACCCAGTACACCGCGCTGCGCTTCGCCGAAGTATCCCTCGACGTTACCGCGAGGAGAAAACTCGAACGGGAGCTCGAACACGCAGAGCGACTCGCTACGGTCGGTCGAATGGCAGCGAGCATGGCACACGAGATCAACAACCCGTTGGCGGTGATACGCGCGAGCACCGGATACGTCGCACAGATCGCAGAACAGATCGGCGATCTCGACCTGGCAGAAGCCGCGGACGATATGGAGGTCGCGGCAGAGCGCATCGGCAGCTTCGTCCAGCATCTGTGCGGCTTCGCCCGGAGAGAGCGAGCAAACCTCGAGCTTGCCCCTATCGCCAAGACGATCGCCCTCGCGCTGCGCATGGTGACTCCTCGGGCCAAGGAGCGCGGAGTCGAGCTTGAGATCGCCGACGTGCCAGCCTTTTCACTGGCGCACGACCCCCCTCGTTTGGCTCAAGCCGTGGTCAATGTCGTGGCAAACGCCGTCGATGCGGCCGCGCTAGGAGGCGGCAAGGTGCGGCTCTCAGTGCACCCCACAGAAGGCCACGTGGCAATTCTGGTGGAAGACGATGGTCCAGGGCTCGCTGAGGAAATCCGAGACCGCGCTTTCGAGCCCTTTACCACCACCAAACCCCATGGCTCAGGCACCGGCTTAGGGCTGGCCATCACGGCACAAATCGTACGCGATCACGGAGGCGAGGTACGCCTCGAGCCGAGGGAAGAGGGAGGCACGCGCGCGGTGATCGAACTCAACGCGCCGATCTCTGACGCGAGCCGCGTGTTGGTGCTCGATGCGGATCCCAGCATGCGCCGCGTCTTGGCATCTGCCCTCCGCGCCGCGCACTTCGAAGTGAGTACAGCGGATAACCCCGCGGAAGCAGCCGCAGTGTTGAAAGCGACTGTGACGAACGTGCTCGTGGCGCGTGCGCCGATAGCAGCGGAAACCCTTGCGACCCTACGCCAGGCCGCGCCCACGCTAGGCGTGCTCCTGGTCAGTGAAGGCGCGGACGACCTCGGCGACACGAGCGGAGTCGAAGTGCTGTGCGGGCCGCTGAACCATGAGCGCCTGATTGAGACCGTCCGCAGGCTCACGCGTGGCTGA
- a CDS encoding FHA domain-containing protein has product MSTYWVKYKGTRFPIRRGETILGRSPYCSIVISDDLVSREHCALRLTSDGLTVTDLNSTNGVRVNGNLIKGPTGVQPGDVLTVGTALLEVMRMDTMRSRARTTTRSDLEIPKQLENTVTLTQENSLELIETLLKNASESGRAARVASVIRKAIDELVSKLTQTGSAPSPTRERLKTSIEELRNWFADGTFDDWANDAKAKLDDLAGC; this is encoded by the coding sequence GTGAGTACCTATTGGGTGAAATACAAGGGAACGCGTTTCCCCATCCGCCGGGGGGAAACCATCCTCGGACGCAGCCCCTATTGCAGCATCGTGATCAGCGACGACCTGGTCTCCAGAGAACACTGCGCGCTGCGACTGACAAGCGACGGGCTCACGGTAACCGACCTCAACAGCACCAACGGTGTCAGGGTCAACGGCAACTTGATCAAAGGCCCCACCGGCGTCCAACCAGGAGATGTCCTCACCGTGGGCACTGCGCTGTTGGAGGTGATGCGGATGGACACCATGCGCTCCCGTGCCCGTACCACCACGCGCTCCGACCTCGAGATCCCAAAGCAGCTCGAGAACACCGTCACGCTCACCCAGGAAAACAGCCTCGAACTCATCGAGACCCTGCTGAAGAACGCAAGTGAGAGCGGGAGAGCCGCACGAGTGGCGAGTGTCATCCGCAAAGCGATCGATGAGTTGGTCAGCAAGCTCACTCAGACGGGCAGCGCGCCGAGCCCAACCCGGGAGCGCTTGAAGACCAGCATTGAAGAGCTGAGAAACTGGTTTGCGGACGGCACATTCGATGACTGGGCGAACGATGCCAAAGCCAAACTCGACGACCTAGCAGGGTGTTGA
- the pcnB gene encoding polynucleotide adenylyltransferase PcnB: MGRRKSPEPEKPANSGRAHSGSQPERPRRRRRGRGRASEPEDVPQSAPASSSEPPPPSAPASAPDRYAIELDPELIDQDAAKVVRRLVRHGFEAYLVGGCVRDLLLDCSPKDFDVATNARPDDVRTLFRNSRIIGRRFRLVHVLFSGGKIIETATFRKNPQQSDERATDDLLIRDDNAFGEAHEDAVRRDFTINGLFYDLESNEVLDWVGGIPDIRARTVRTIGDPVVRFLEDPVRILRAIKFCARLDLGIAPDVYDAIVQCRGSLAMAARPRLFEEVLRLMRGGASHRSVWLMWETGVLDVLLPELAAYLSDTQDSDGSTWALFSAIDRETKQRGEAFDDVVLWTALLLEPMLEACEGASDRVEAAFDFLEPVVDRLNVPRRIADGVRRIVAMMPRLQTGRPGRFARTPLYDYAAEVVDLANKARGVDVKPSRDAAPKKKRRR, translated from the coding sequence ATGGGACGTCGAAAGTCCCCCGAACCCGAAAAACCAGCTAACTCCGGGCGAGCCCACAGTGGCTCTCAGCCCGAGCGCCCACGTCGTCGGCGACGGGGGCGAGGCCGCGCTTCAGAGCCTGAAGACGTCCCGCAGTCAGCGCCCGCGAGCAGTTCCGAGCCGCCTCCGCCGTCCGCGCCAGCTTCTGCGCCGGATCGCTACGCAATCGAGCTCGATCCCGAGCTGATCGACCAGGACGCCGCCAAGGTCGTGCGGCGTCTCGTGCGCCACGGATTCGAGGCCTATCTCGTGGGTGGCTGCGTGCGAGATTTGCTGCTCGACTGTTCCCCGAAGGACTTTGATGTCGCGACGAACGCGCGCCCTGACGACGTGCGTACGCTGTTTCGGAACTCACGCATCATCGGGCGCCGTTTCCGTCTCGTTCACGTGTTGTTCTCCGGCGGGAAGATCATCGAGACGGCGACCTTTCGCAAGAACCCGCAGCAGAGCGACGAGCGGGCCACGGATGATCTACTCATCCGCGACGACAACGCGTTTGGGGAGGCGCACGAGGACGCGGTTCGCCGCGACTTCACCATCAACGGCCTCTTCTACGACCTGGAGTCCAACGAGGTGCTGGACTGGGTCGGAGGCATTCCGGATATCCGAGCGCGCACGGTGCGGACGATCGGTGACCCGGTTGTGCGTTTCCTTGAGGATCCTGTACGGATCCTGCGAGCCATCAAGTTCTGTGCACGGCTCGACCTGGGCATTGCCCCGGACGTCTACGACGCGATCGTGCAGTGTCGTGGTTCGCTTGCCATGGCGGCGCGCCCTCGCCTGTTCGAAGAGGTGCTGCGCTTGATGCGTGGCGGCGCGAGCCATCGTTCGGTCTGGCTGATGTGGGAGACCGGTGTGCTCGATGTACTGCTGCCGGAGCTGGCGGCGTACCTCTCGGACACCCAGGATTCCGACGGCAGCACCTGGGCGTTGTTCTCGGCCATCGACCGCGAGACGAAGCAGCGGGGCGAAGCCTTCGACGATGTCGTGTTGTGGACCGCCTTGCTCCTGGAACCCATGTTGGAGGCTTGTGAAGGTGCCTCCGATCGGGTCGAGGCGGCTTTCGACTTCCTGGAGCCAGTGGTTGACCGTTTGAACGTTCCTCGGCGCATTGCTGACGGAGTGCGACGTATCGTAGCGATGATGCCGCGCCTGCAAACGGGGCGGCCTGGACGCTTCGCGCGCACACCACTCTACGACTACGCCGCGGAGGTGGTGGATCTCGCCAACAAGGCGCGTGGTGTAGACGTGAAGCCAAGCCGAGACGCCGCACCCAAAAAGAAGCGGCGCCGCTGA